A DNA window from Linepithema humile isolate Giens D197 chromosome 6, Lhum_UNIL_v1.0, whole genome shotgun sequence contains the following coding sequences:
- the arg gene encoding arginase, hepatic isoform X2 — protein sequence MVCFLVLVFFEFLNTALACGDTLTVLSSIFCLCIKHGFLYHIKSNLRVKEEIISLYTSKKEGVARGPEVIRAARVIEELKTLELDVRDYGDIVYDAKDINDISNMSELGHVASCTSRLSEQIRQVLRDGRQALTIGGDHSLSIGTIDGHVKEKGDVAVIWVDAHADLNTNKTSESGNVHGMPVALLTSELADYWPYLPGMDWLSIRNVAYIGLRSVDRYERLVIEKFGITAFGMEDIERYGIHNVTHMALNKIDSHNSKSLHVSFDIDALDPLEAPSTGTPVRGGLSLREAIHLMEEIYRTRRLSAIDLVEVNPQIGTKQNVEITVEAAIHIIQAALGYTRRGLKLPTGITDMPLQTFQ from the exons ATGGTATGCTTCCTCGTCCTCGTTTTCTTTGAATTTCTCAATACTGCTCTTGCATGCGGTGATACGTTGACGGTCTTATCATCTATATTCTGTTTATGTATTAAGCATggttttttatatcatatcaaATCGAATCTGCGGGTCAAAGAGGAGATCATTTCTCTATATACAAGC aaaaaagaaGGAGTGGCTCGTGGACCAGAGGTAATTCGTGCAGCAAGAGTGATAGAAGAATTGAAAACGTTAG aATTGGATGTGCGAGATTATGGCGATATAGTTTACGATGCGAAggatataaatgatataagtAATATGTCAGAATTGGGCCATGTGGCTAGTTGTACGAGTCGTTTATCTGAACAAATTCGTCAAGTATTACGAGATGGCAGACAAGCATTAACAATTGGTGGTGATCATAGTTTGAGTATTGGTACTATTGACGGTCAcgtaaaa gaaaAAGGTGATGTTGCAGTAATATGGGTGGATGCTCATGCAGATTTAAATACTAACAAAACTAGTGAGAGTGGTAATGTGCATGGAATGCCCGTGGCATTATTAACTTCAGAGCTAGCTGATTATTGGCCGTATTTACCAGGCATGGACTG GTTGTCCATCAGAAATGTAGCTTACATTGGTTTAAGATCTGTAGATCGCTATGAAAGATTAGTGATCGAAAAATTTGGAATTACCGCTTTCGGAATGGAAGATATAGAACGCTATG GTATTCATAATGTAACACATATGGCATTGAATAAGATAGATTCTCATAACTCAAAATCTCTACATGTTAGTTTCGATATAGATGCGTTAGATCCACTCGAAGCACCCAGCACTGGAACTCCAG tTCGCGGAGGACTATCTCTTAGAGAAGCAATTCATCTTATGGAAGAGATATATAGAACACGCAGATTAAGTGCAATCGATTTAGTAGAAGTCAATCCGCAAATTGGCACTaaacaaaatgtagaaattacTGTAGAAGCAGCTATACATATTATCCAAGCAGCCTTGGGTTATACAAGACGTGGTTTGAAATTACCTACAGGTATTACAGACATGCCTTTACAAACGTTTCAATAA
- the arg gene encoding arginase, hepatic isoform X1 has protein sequence MVCFLVLVFFEFLNTALACGDTLTVLSSIFCLCIKHGFLYHIKSNLRVKEEIISLYTSKKEGVARGPEVIRAARVIEELKTLELDVRDYGDIVYDAKDINDISNMSELGHVASCTSRLSEQIRQVLRDGRQALTIGGDHSLSIGTIDGHVKEKGDVAVIWVDAHADLNTNKTSESGNVHGMPVALLTSELADYWPYLPGMDWQVPMLSIRNVAYIGLRSVDRYERLVIEKFGITAFGMEDIERYGIHNVTHMALNKIDSHNSKSLHVSFDIDALDPLEAPSTGTPVRGGLSLREAIHLMEEIYRTRRLSAIDLVEVNPQIGTKQNVEITVEAAIHIIQAALGYTRRGLKLPTGITDMPLQTFQ, from the exons ATGGTATGCTTCCTCGTCCTCGTTTTCTTTGAATTTCTCAATACTGCTCTTGCATGCGGTGATACGTTGACGGTCTTATCATCTATATTCTGTTTATGTATTAAGCATggttttttatatcatatcaaATCGAATCTGCGGGTCAAAGAGGAGATCATTTCTCTATATACAAGC aaaaaagaaGGAGTGGCTCGTGGACCAGAGGTAATTCGTGCAGCAAGAGTGATAGAAGAATTGAAAACGTTAG aATTGGATGTGCGAGATTATGGCGATATAGTTTACGATGCGAAggatataaatgatataagtAATATGTCAGAATTGGGCCATGTGGCTAGTTGTACGAGTCGTTTATCTGAACAAATTCGTCAAGTATTACGAGATGGCAGACAAGCATTAACAATTGGTGGTGATCATAGTTTGAGTATTGGTACTATTGACGGTCAcgtaaaa gaaaAAGGTGATGTTGCAGTAATATGGGTGGATGCTCATGCAGATTTAAATACTAACAAAACTAGTGAGAGTGGTAATGTGCATGGAATGCCCGTGGCATTATTAACTTCAGAGCTAGCTGATTATTGGCCGTATTTACCAGGCATGGACTGGCAAGTACCAAT GTTGTCCATCAGAAATGTAGCTTACATTGGTTTAAGATCTGTAGATCGCTATGAAAGATTAGTGATCGAAAAATTTGGAATTACCGCTTTCGGAATGGAAGATATAGAACGCTATG GTATTCATAATGTAACACATATGGCATTGAATAAGATAGATTCTCATAACTCAAAATCTCTACATGTTAGTTTCGATATAGATGCGTTAGATCCACTCGAAGCACCCAGCACTGGAACTCCAG tTCGCGGAGGACTATCTCTTAGAGAAGCAATTCATCTTATGGAAGAGATATATAGAACACGCAGATTAAGTGCAATCGATTTAGTAGAAGTCAATCCGCAAATTGGCACTaaacaaaatgtagaaattacTGTAGAAGCAGCTATACATATTATCCAAGCAGCCTTGGGTTATACAAGACGTGGTTTGAAATTACCTACAGGTATTACAGACATGCCTTTACAAACGTTTCAATAA
- the arg gene encoding arginase, hepatic isoform X6 — MGLVEKFFTERNVKGTLNSNALVCAVCCAWCARACRNMKKEGVARGPEVIRAARVIEELKTLELDVRDYGDIVYDAKDINDISNMSELGHVASCTSRLSEQIRQVLRDGRQALTIGGDHSLSIGTIDGHVKEKGDVAVIWVDAHADLNTNKTSESGNVHGMPVALLTSELADYWPYLPGMDWQVPMLSIRNVAYIGLRSVDRYERLVIEKFGITAFGMEDIERYGIHNVTHMALNKIDSHNSKSLHVSFDIDALDPLEAPSTGTPVRGGLSLREAIHLMEEIYRTRRLSAIDLVEVNPQIGTKQNVEITVEAAIHIIQAALGYTRRGLKLPTGITDMPLQTFQ; from the exons ATGGGACTagtagagaaattttttacggaACGGAACGTGAAAGGAACACTCAATTCTA acGCATTGGTGTGTGCAGTGTGTTGTGCGtggtgtgcgcgcgcgtgtagaAACATG aaaaaagaaGGAGTGGCTCGTGGACCAGAGGTAATTCGTGCAGCAAGAGTGATAGAAGAATTGAAAACGTTAG aATTGGATGTGCGAGATTATGGCGATATAGTTTACGATGCGAAggatataaatgatataagtAATATGTCAGAATTGGGCCATGTGGCTAGTTGTACGAGTCGTTTATCTGAACAAATTCGTCAAGTATTACGAGATGGCAGACAAGCATTAACAATTGGTGGTGATCATAGTTTGAGTATTGGTACTATTGACGGTCAcgtaaaa gaaaAAGGTGATGTTGCAGTAATATGGGTGGATGCTCATGCAGATTTAAATACTAACAAAACTAGTGAGAGTGGTAATGTGCATGGAATGCCCGTGGCATTATTAACTTCAGAGCTAGCTGATTATTGGCCGTATTTACCAGGCATGGACTGGCAAGTACCAAT GTTGTCCATCAGAAATGTAGCTTACATTGGTTTAAGATCTGTAGATCGCTATGAAAGATTAGTGATCGAAAAATTTGGAATTACCGCTTTCGGAATGGAAGATATAGAACGCTATG GTATTCATAATGTAACACATATGGCATTGAATAAGATAGATTCTCATAACTCAAAATCTCTACATGTTAGTTTCGATATAGATGCGTTAGATCCACTCGAAGCACCCAGCACTGGAACTCCAG tTCGCGGAGGACTATCTCTTAGAGAAGCAATTCATCTTATGGAAGAGATATATAGAACACGCAGATTAAGTGCAATCGATTTAGTAGAAGTCAATCCGCAAATTGGCACTaaacaaaatgtagaaattacTGTAGAAGCAGCTATACATATTATCCAAGCAGCCTTGGGTTATACAAGACGTGGTTTGAAATTACCTACAGGTATTACAGACATGCCTTTACAAACGTTTCAATAA
- the arg gene encoding arginase, hepatic isoform X3 encodes MGLVEKFFTERNVKGTLNSNALVCAVCCAWCARACRNMVCFLVLVFFEFLNTALACGDTLTVLSSIFCLCIKHGFLYHIKSNLRVKEEIISLYTSKKEGVARGPEVIRAARVIEELKTLELDVRDYGDIVYDAKDINDISNMSELGHVASCTSRLSEQIRQVLRDGRQALTIGGDHSLSIGTIDGHVKEKGDVAVIWVDAHADLNTNKTSESGNVHGMPVALLTSELADYWPYLPGMDWQVPMLSIRNVAYIGLRSVDRYERLVIEKFGITAFGMEDIERYGIHNVTHMALNKIDSHNSKSLHVSFDIDALDPLEAPSTGTPVRGGLSLREAIHLMEEIYRTRRLSAIDLVEVNPQIGTKQNVEITVEAAIHIIQAALGYTRRGLKLPTGITDMPLQTFQ; translated from the exons ATGGGACTagtagagaaattttttacggaACGGAACGTGAAAGGAACACTCAATTCTA acGCATTGGTGTGTGCAGTGTGTTGTGCGtggtgtgcgcgcgcgtgtagaAACATGGTATGCTTCCTCGTCCTCGTTTTCTTTGAATTTCTCAATACTGCTCTTGCATGCGGTGATACGTTGACGGTCTTATCATCTATATTCTGTTTATGTATTAAGCATggttttttatatcatatcaaATCGAATCTGCGGGTCAAAGAGGAGATCATTTCTCTATATACAAGC aaaaaagaaGGAGTGGCTCGTGGACCAGAGGTAATTCGTGCAGCAAGAGTGATAGAAGAATTGAAAACGTTAG aATTGGATGTGCGAGATTATGGCGATATAGTTTACGATGCGAAggatataaatgatataagtAATATGTCAGAATTGGGCCATGTGGCTAGTTGTACGAGTCGTTTATCTGAACAAATTCGTCAAGTATTACGAGATGGCAGACAAGCATTAACAATTGGTGGTGATCATAGTTTGAGTATTGGTACTATTGACGGTCAcgtaaaa gaaaAAGGTGATGTTGCAGTAATATGGGTGGATGCTCATGCAGATTTAAATACTAACAAAACTAGTGAGAGTGGTAATGTGCATGGAATGCCCGTGGCATTATTAACTTCAGAGCTAGCTGATTATTGGCCGTATTTACCAGGCATGGACTGGCAAGTACCAAT GTTGTCCATCAGAAATGTAGCTTACATTGGTTTAAGATCTGTAGATCGCTATGAAAGATTAGTGATCGAAAAATTTGGAATTACCGCTTTCGGAATGGAAGATATAGAACGCTATG GTATTCATAATGTAACACATATGGCATTGAATAAGATAGATTCTCATAACTCAAAATCTCTACATGTTAGTTTCGATATAGATGCGTTAGATCCACTCGAAGCACCCAGCACTGGAACTCCAG tTCGCGGAGGACTATCTCTTAGAGAAGCAATTCATCTTATGGAAGAGATATATAGAACACGCAGATTAAGTGCAATCGATTTAGTAGAAGTCAATCCGCAAATTGGCACTaaacaaaatgtagaaattacTGTAGAAGCAGCTATACATATTATCCAAGCAGCCTTGGGTTATACAAGACGTGGTTTGAAATTACCTACAGGTATTACAGACATGCCTTTACAAACGTTTCAATAA
- the arg gene encoding arginase, hepatic isoform X4: MGLVEKFFTERNVKGTLNSSEKSDPSFRSVLNGTPLNFIHTGHRSYALVCAVCCAWCARACRNMKKEGVARGPEVIRAARVIEELKTLELDVRDYGDIVYDAKDINDISNMSELGHVASCTSRLSEQIRQVLRDGRQALTIGGDHSLSIGTIDGHVKEKGDVAVIWVDAHADLNTNKTSESGNVHGMPVALLTSELADYWPYLPGMDWQVPMLSIRNVAYIGLRSVDRYERLVIEKFGITAFGMEDIERYGIHNVTHMALNKIDSHNSKSLHVSFDIDALDPLEAPSTGTPVRGGLSLREAIHLMEEIYRTRRLSAIDLVEVNPQIGTKQNVEITVEAAIHIIQAALGYTRRGLKLPTGITDMPLQTFQ, from the exons ATGGGACTagtagagaaattttttacggaACGGAACGTGAAAGGAACACTCAATTCTAGTGAGAAATCCGATCCGTCATTTCGATCCGTGCTCAATGGGACACcattgaattttatacatactgGGCAtcgatcat acGCATTGGTGTGTGCAGTGTGTTGTGCGtggtgtgcgcgcgcgtgtagaAACATG aaaaaagaaGGAGTGGCTCGTGGACCAGAGGTAATTCGTGCAGCAAGAGTGATAGAAGAATTGAAAACGTTAG aATTGGATGTGCGAGATTATGGCGATATAGTTTACGATGCGAAggatataaatgatataagtAATATGTCAGAATTGGGCCATGTGGCTAGTTGTACGAGTCGTTTATCTGAACAAATTCGTCAAGTATTACGAGATGGCAGACAAGCATTAACAATTGGTGGTGATCATAGTTTGAGTATTGGTACTATTGACGGTCAcgtaaaa gaaaAAGGTGATGTTGCAGTAATATGGGTGGATGCTCATGCAGATTTAAATACTAACAAAACTAGTGAGAGTGGTAATGTGCATGGAATGCCCGTGGCATTATTAACTTCAGAGCTAGCTGATTATTGGCCGTATTTACCAGGCATGGACTGGCAAGTACCAAT GTTGTCCATCAGAAATGTAGCTTACATTGGTTTAAGATCTGTAGATCGCTATGAAAGATTAGTGATCGAAAAATTTGGAATTACCGCTTTCGGAATGGAAGATATAGAACGCTATG GTATTCATAATGTAACACATATGGCATTGAATAAGATAGATTCTCATAACTCAAAATCTCTACATGTTAGTTTCGATATAGATGCGTTAGATCCACTCGAAGCACCCAGCACTGGAACTCCAG tTCGCGGAGGACTATCTCTTAGAGAAGCAATTCATCTTATGGAAGAGATATATAGAACACGCAGATTAAGTGCAATCGATTTAGTAGAAGTCAATCCGCAAATTGGCACTaaacaaaatgtagaaattacTGTAGAAGCAGCTATACATATTATCCAAGCAGCCTTGGGTTATACAAGACGTGGTTTGAAATTACCTACAGGTATTACAGACATGCCTTTACAAACGTTTCAATAA
- the arg gene encoding arginase-1 isoform X7, producing the protein MNALTKTRIIFQKLNIRYYNDKVGIIGVPFDKGQKKEGVARGPEVIRAARVIEELKTLELDVRDYGDIVYDAKDINDISNMSELGHVASCTSRLSEQIRQVLRDGRQALTIGGDHSLSIGTIDGHVKEKGDVAVIWVDAHADLNTNKTSESGNVHGMPVALLTSELADYWPYLPGMDWQVPMLSIRNVAYIGLRSVDRYERLVIEKFGITAFGMEDIERYGIHNVTHMALNKIDSHNSKSLHVSFDIDALDPLEAPSTGTPVRGGLSLREAIHLMEEIYRTRRLSAIDLVEVNPQIGTKQNVEITVEAAIHIIQAALGYTRRGLKLPTGITDMPLQTFQ; encoded by the exons atgaatGCATTGACTAAAActcgaataatttttcaaaaattaaatattcgttATTATAACGACAAAGTTGGTATAATCGGAGTACCATTTGACAAAGGGCAG aaaaaagaaGGAGTGGCTCGTGGACCAGAGGTAATTCGTGCAGCAAGAGTGATAGAAGAATTGAAAACGTTAG aATTGGATGTGCGAGATTATGGCGATATAGTTTACGATGCGAAggatataaatgatataagtAATATGTCAGAATTGGGCCATGTGGCTAGTTGTACGAGTCGTTTATCTGAACAAATTCGTCAAGTATTACGAGATGGCAGACAAGCATTAACAATTGGTGGTGATCATAGTTTGAGTATTGGTACTATTGACGGTCAcgtaaaa gaaaAAGGTGATGTTGCAGTAATATGGGTGGATGCTCATGCAGATTTAAATACTAACAAAACTAGTGAGAGTGGTAATGTGCATGGAATGCCCGTGGCATTATTAACTTCAGAGCTAGCTGATTATTGGCCGTATTTACCAGGCATGGACTGGCAAGTACCAAT GTTGTCCATCAGAAATGTAGCTTACATTGGTTTAAGATCTGTAGATCGCTATGAAAGATTAGTGATCGAAAAATTTGGAATTACCGCTTTCGGAATGGAAGATATAGAACGCTATG GTATTCATAATGTAACACATATGGCATTGAATAAGATAGATTCTCATAACTCAAAATCTCTACATGTTAGTTTCGATATAGATGCGTTAGATCCACTCGAAGCACCCAGCACTGGAACTCCAG tTCGCGGAGGACTATCTCTTAGAGAAGCAATTCATCTTATGGAAGAGATATATAGAACACGCAGATTAAGTGCAATCGATTTAGTAGAAGTCAATCCGCAAATTGGCACTaaacaaaatgtagaaattacTGTAGAAGCAGCTATACATATTATCCAAGCAGCCTTGGGTTATACAAGACGTGGTTTGAAATTACCTACAGGTATTACAGACATGCCTTTACAAACGTTTCAATAA
- the arg gene encoding arginase, hepatic isoform X5, translating to MVCFLVLVFFEFLNTALACGDTLTVLSSIFCLCIKHGFLYHIKSNLRVKEEIISLYTSKKEGVARGPEVIRAARVIEELKTLELDVRDYGDIVYDAKDINDISNMSELGHVASCTSRLSEQIRQVLRDGRQALTIGGDHSLSIGTIDGHVKEKGDVAVIWVDAHADLNTNKTSESGNVHGMPVALLTSELADYWPYLPGMDWQVPMLSIRNVAYIGLRSVDRYERLVIEKFGITAFGMEDIERYGIHNVTHMALNKIDSHNSKSLHVSFDIDALDPLEAPSTGTPGPSVLLQFNI from the exons ATGGTATGCTTCCTCGTCCTCGTTTTCTTTGAATTTCTCAATACTGCTCTTGCATGCGGTGATACGTTGACGGTCTTATCATCTATATTCTGTTTATGTATTAAGCATggttttttatatcatatcaaATCGAATCTGCGGGTCAAAGAGGAGATCATTTCTCTATATACAAGC aaaaaagaaGGAGTGGCTCGTGGACCAGAGGTAATTCGTGCAGCAAGAGTGATAGAAGAATTGAAAACGTTAG aATTGGATGTGCGAGATTATGGCGATATAGTTTACGATGCGAAggatataaatgatataagtAATATGTCAGAATTGGGCCATGTGGCTAGTTGTACGAGTCGTTTATCTGAACAAATTCGTCAAGTATTACGAGATGGCAGACAAGCATTAACAATTGGTGGTGATCATAGTTTGAGTATTGGTACTATTGACGGTCAcgtaaaa gaaaAAGGTGATGTTGCAGTAATATGGGTGGATGCTCATGCAGATTTAAATACTAACAAAACTAGTGAGAGTGGTAATGTGCATGGAATGCCCGTGGCATTATTAACTTCAGAGCTAGCTGATTATTGGCCGTATTTACCAGGCATGGACTGGCAAGTACCAAT GTTGTCCATCAGAAATGTAGCTTACATTGGTTTAAGATCTGTAGATCGCTATGAAAGATTAGTGATCGAAAAATTTGGAATTACCGCTTTCGGAATGGAAGATATAGAACGCTATG GTATTCATAATGTAACACATATGGCATTGAATAAGATAGATTCTCATAACTCAAAATCTCTACATGTTAGTTTCGATATAGATGCGTTAGATCCACTCGAAGCACCCAGCACTGGAACTCCAG GACCATCTGtcttattacaatttaatatatga